The Lynx canadensis isolate LIC74 chromosome D1, mLynCan4.pri.v2, whole genome shotgun sequence genome has a segment encoding these proteins:
- the TAF1D gene encoding TATA box-binding protein-associated factor RNA polymerase I subunit D isoform X1: MNSLNPIMASDSAVEIENHSDNSSSGSSLFKTQCVPSSPKPRQRNPIRKFVYSPESVQAKDSSSDSSLEPRPLTLKAIFERFKKKKRKKRKYKPTGRPRGRPKGRKNTRRSQINRKQVRDKGSGFPFLESENERKPLPWRKILTFEQAVARGFFNYLEKLKYEYYLKESLKQMNVGEDLEKEDFDSRRYKYLDDDGSLSPIESEAEDDLATNLEHDDECDIKLVAFHLRAQCLDLKGPKVKKKNWIPKIAGGEFLKYAHIQVEIKEAQGKELWQDRTDGDNCGLNKKLLLKGLF; encoded by the exons ATGAATTCTCTGAATCCTATAATGGCATCTGATTCAGCTGTGGAAATTGAAAATCACAG tgataaTTCTTCATCTGGTAGCAGCTTATTTAAAACTCAGTGTGTCCCTTCCTCACCTAAACCGAGGCAAAGAAACCCTATCAGAAAATTTGTTTATTCACCTGAAAGTGTTCAAGCAAAGGATTCCTCTAGTGATTCATCTTTAGAACCAAGACCATTGactttaaaagctatttttgaaagattcaaaaaaaagaaacgtaaaaagaggaaatacaagCCAACAGGAAGACCAAGGGGAagaccaaaaggaagaaaaaatactagACGCTCCCAAATAAATAGGAAACAAGTTAGAGACAAAGGATCTGGGTTCCCATTTTTAGAatcagagaatgaaagaaaaccacTACCTTGGAGGAAGATTTTAACCTTTGAG CAAGCAGTGGCAAGAGGATTTTTCAACTACCTTGAAAAGCTGAAGTATGAATACTACCTCAAGGAATCCTTGAAACAAATGAATGTTGGTGaagatttagaaaaagaagacttTGACAGTCGTAGATATAAATACTTGGATGATGATGGATCTCTCTCTCCTATTGAGTCAGA AGCAGAGGATGATCTTGCAACAAATCTTGAACATGATGATGAATGTGATATCAAATTGGTG GCTTTTCATTTGAGAGCACAATGTCTGGACTTAAAG GGccctaaagtaaaaaaaaaaaactggatccCAAAGATTGCAG GTGGGGAATTCCTGAAGTATGCCCATATTCAAGTGGAGATTAAAGAAGCCCAAGGGAAAGAACTCTGGCAA GATAGGACTGATGGTGACAACTGTGGATTGAACAAAAAGCTCCTTTTAAAAG GGCTATTTTGA
- the TAF1D gene encoding TATA box-binding protein-associated factor RNA polymerase I subunit D isoform X2: MNSLNPIMASDSAVEIENHSDNSSSGSSLFKTQCVPSSPKPRQRNPIRKFVYSPESVQAKDSSSDSSLEPRPLTLKAIFERFKKKKRKKRKYKPTGRPRGRPKGRKNTRRSQINRKQVRDKGSGFPFLESENERKPLPWRKILTFEQAVARGFFNYLEKLKYEYYLKESLKQMNVGEDLEKEDFDSRRYKYLDDDGSLSPIESEAEDDLATNLEHDDECDIKLVAFHLRAQCLDLKGPKVKKKNWIPKIAGGEFLKYAHIQVEIKEAQGKELWIGLMVTTVD, from the exons ATGAATTCTCTGAATCCTATAATGGCATCTGATTCAGCTGTGGAAATTGAAAATCACAG tgataaTTCTTCATCTGGTAGCAGCTTATTTAAAACTCAGTGTGTCCCTTCCTCACCTAAACCGAGGCAAAGAAACCCTATCAGAAAATTTGTTTATTCACCTGAAAGTGTTCAAGCAAAGGATTCCTCTAGTGATTCATCTTTAGAACCAAGACCATTGactttaaaagctatttttgaaagattcaaaaaaaagaaacgtaaaaagaggaaatacaagCCAACAGGAAGACCAAGGGGAagaccaaaaggaagaaaaaatactagACGCTCCCAAATAAATAGGAAACAAGTTAGAGACAAAGGATCTGGGTTCCCATTTTTAGAatcagagaatgaaagaaaaccacTACCTTGGAGGAAGATTTTAACCTTTGAG CAAGCAGTGGCAAGAGGATTTTTCAACTACCTTGAAAAGCTGAAGTATGAATACTACCTCAAGGAATCCTTGAAACAAATGAATGTTGGTGaagatttagaaaaagaagacttTGACAGTCGTAGATATAAATACTTGGATGATGATGGATCTCTCTCTCCTATTGAGTCAGA AGCAGAGGATGATCTTGCAACAAATCTTGAACATGATGATGAATGTGATATCAAATTGGTG GCTTTTCATTTGAGAGCACAATGTCTGGACTTAAAG GGccctaaagtaaaaaaaaaaaactggatccCAAAGATTGCAG GTGGGGAATTCCTGAAGTATGCCCATATTCAAGTGGAGATTAAAGAAGCCCAAGGGAAAGAACTCTG GATAGGACTGATGGTGACAACTGTGGATTGA
- the TAF1D gene encoding TATA box-binding protein-associated factor RNA polymerase I subunit D isoform X3, whose translation MNSLNPIMASDSAVEIENHSDNSSSGSSLFKTQCVPSSPKPRQRNPIRKFVYSPESVQAKDSSSDSSLEPRPLTLKAIFERFKKKKRKKRKYKPTGRPRGRPKGRKNTRRSQINRKQVRDKGSGFPFLESENERKPLPWRKILTFEQAVARGFFNYLEKLKYEYYLKESLKQMNVGEDLEKEDFDSRRYKYLDDDGSLSPIESEAEDDLATNLEHDDECDIKLVAFHLRAQCLDLKGPKVKKKNWIPKIAG comes from the exons ATGAATTCTCTGAATCCTATAATGGCATCTGATTCAGCTGTGGAAATTGAAAATCACAG tgataaTTCTTCATCTGGTAGCAGCTTATTTAAAACTCAGTGTGTCCCTTCCTCACCTAAACCGAGGCAAAGAAACCCTATCAGAAAATTTGTTTATTCACCTGAAAGTGTTCAAGCAAAGGATTCCTCTAGTGATTCATCTTTAGAACCAAGACCATTGactttaaaagctatttttgaaagattcaaaaaaaagaaacgtaaaaagaggaaatacaagCCAACAGGAAGACCAAGGGGAagaccaaaaggaagaaaaaatactagACGCTCCCAAATAAATAGGAAACAAGTTAGAGACAAAGGATCTGGGTTCCCATTTTTAGAatcagagaatgaaagaaaaccacTACCTTGGAGGAAGATTTTAACCTTTGAG CAAGCAGTGGCAAGAGGATTTTTCAACTACCTTGAAAAGCTGAAGTATGAATACTACCTCAAGGAATCCTTGAAACAAATGAATGTTGGTGaagatttagaaaaagaagacttTGACAGTCGTAGATATAAATACTTGGATGATGATGGATCTCTCTCTCCTATTGAGTCAGA AGCAGAGGATGATCTTGCAACAAATCTTGAACATGATGATGAATGTGATATCAAATTGGTG GCTTTTCATTTGAGAGCACAATGTCTGGACTTAAAG GGccctaaagtaaaaaaaaaaaactggatccCAAAGATTGCAG GATAG